Proteins encoded in a region of the Streptomyces sp. NBC_01298 genome:
- a CDS encoding FABP family protein, with protein MIQIPSDLNPGLVPLAFLLGNWEGAGVFDFPGEEKCNFGQEVVFSHDGRDFLEYTSHTWVLDAEGNKVRPLESESGYWRIDKDRKVEIVMVRDQGVVEVWYGELADRKPQIDVVTDAVARTAASGPYSGGKRLYGYVKSDLMWVGEKATPEVELRPYMSAQLKKVVTPEEVAEMARNLPDMPDDGIAFFR; from the coding sequence ATGATCCAGATCCCGTCCGACCTGAACCCGGGTCTCGTCCCCCTCGCCTTCCTCCTCGGCAACTGGGAAGGCGCAGGCGTCTTCGACTTCCCCGGTGAGGAGAAGTGCAACTTCGGCCAGGAAGTCGTCTTCAGCCACGACGGCCGGGACTTCCTGGAGTACACCTCCCACACCTGGGTGCTCGACGCCGAGGGCAACAAGGTGCGGCCGCTGGAGTCCGAGTCGGGCTACTGGCGCATCGACAAGGACCGCAAGGTCGAGATCGTCATGGTCCGTGACCAGGGCGTCGTCGAGGTCTGGTACGGCGAGCTCGCCGACAGGAAGCCGCAGATCGACGTGGTCACCGACGCGGTCGCCCGTACCGCGGCCTCCGGCCCGTACAGCGGTGGCAAGCGGCTCTACGGCTACGTGAAGAGCGACCTGATGTGGGTCGGCGAGAAGGCCACCCCCGAGGTGGAGCTGCGCCCCTACATGTCGGCGCAGCTGAAGAAGGTCGTCACGCCCGAGGAGGTCGCGGAGATGGCGCGCAACCTCCCGGACATGCCGGACGACGGCATCGCCTTCTTCCGCTAG
- a CDS encoding Fur family transcriptional regulator, producing the protein MTTDSTESTEGLAAPEGGDWKSDLRQRGYRLTPQRQLVLEAVDALEHATPDEILVEVRRTASGVNISTVYRTLELLEELKLVSHAHLGHGAPTYHLADRHHHIHLVCRDCTEVIEADVDVAAEFISKLRDTFGFETDMKHFAIFGRCKTCAAKQH; encoded by the coding sequence GTGACCACCGACAGCACCGAAAGCACCGAGGGCCTCGCCGCCCCCGAAGGCGGCGACTGGAAGAGCGACCTGCGCCAGCGCGGATACCGCCTGACGCCGCAGCGCCAGCTCGTGCTGGAAGCGGTGGACGCCCTGGAGCACGCCACCCCGGACGAGATCCTCGTCGAGGTGCGCAGGACGGCCTCCGGGGTCAACATCTCCACGGTCTACCGGACGCTGGAGCTCCTGGAGGAGCTGAAGCTGGTCTCCCACGCCCACCTCGGGCACGGGGCCCCCACCTACCACCTCGCCGACCGGCACCACCACATCCACCTGGTCTGCCGCGACTGCACCGAGGTCATCGAGGCGGACGTGGACGTCGCCGCCGAGTTCATCTCCAAGCTCCGCGACACCTTCGGCTTCGAGACCGACATGAAGCACTTCGCGATCTTCGGCCGCTGCAAGACCTGCGCCGCCAAGCAGCACTAG
- the ygfZ gene encoding CAF17-like 4Fe-4S cluster assembly/insertion protein YgfZ: MTSSPLLHLPGAVQAEGRDEGVAAHYGELYGEQRALADGRGFVDLSHRGVVTVTGPDRLSWLHLLITQHVTALPAGEATEALILSANGHIEHALYLVDDGETMWMHVEPGTQEALIAYLESMIFFYRVEVADRTAEFAVVHLPAGSIAEVPKELAVRQTPYGRDVFLPRADLEAFAASHGPVAGLLAYEALRVEAHRPRLGLETDHRTIPHELGWIGTAVHLQKGCYRGQETVARVHNLGKPPRRLVFLHLDGSEVLLPAHGAPVRLAADGEEGRQLGFVTTSVRHHELGPIALALVKRNVPLDAPLLVGGTAAAQEVVVAP; this comes from the coding sequence ATGACCAGCAGCCCCTTGCTCCATCTCCCCGGCGCCGTACAGGCCGAAGGCCGCGACGAGGGCGTCGCCGCCCACTACGGCGAGCTCTACGGAGAACAGCGCGCACTCGCCGACGGCCGCGGCTTCGTGGACCTCTCCCACCGCGGGGTGGTCACCGTCACCGGCCCGGACCGGCTGAGCTGGCTGCACCTGCTGATCACTCAGCACGTCACCGCGCTCCCGGCCGGCGAGGCCACCGAGGCGCTGATCCTCTCCGCGAACGGCCACATCGAGCACGCGCTCTACCTCGTCGACGACGGCGAGACGATGTGGATGCACGTCGAGCCCGGCACCCAGGAGGCGCTGATCGCCTACCTGGAGTCGATGATCTTCTTCTACCGCGTGGAAGTCGCCGACCGGACCGCCGAGTTCGCCGTCGTGCACCTGCCGGCCGGCTCCATCGCCGAGGTCCCCAAGGAACTCGCCGTACGGCAGACCCCGTACGGCCGCGACGTGTTCCTGCCCCGCGCCGACCTGGAGGCCTTCGCCGCCTCCCACGGCCCGGTCGCCGGGCTGCTGGCGTACGAGGCCCTGCGCGTCGAGGCGCACCGGCCGCGGCTCGGTCTGGAGACCGACCACCGCACCATCCCGCACGAGCTCGGCTGGATCGGCACCGCCGTGCACCTGCAGAAGGGCTGCTACCGCGGCCAGGAGACGGTGGCCCGCGTCCACAACCTGGGGAAGCCGCCGCGCCGGCTGGTCTTCCTGCATCTGGACGGCTCCGAGGTGCTCCTCCCCGCGCACGGCGCGCCCGTACGGCTGGCCGCGGACGGGGAGGAGGGCCGCCAGCTGGGCTTCGTGACCACCTCGGTCCGCCACCACGAGCTCGGCCCGATCGCCCTCGCGCTGGTCAAGCGCAACGTCCCGCTGGACGCCCCGCTGCTGGTGGGCGGAACGGCCGCCGCCCAGGAGGTCGTCGTAGCGCCGTAG
- the dtd gene encoding D-aminoacyl-tRNA deacylase, producing MRAVVQRVDGASVVVAGETVGEIVGEGLCVLVGVTHDDTPEKAELLARKLWSVRILEAEKSCSDVNAPLLVISQFTLYGDARKGRRPTWNAAAGGAFAEPLVDEVVARLRALGATVETGRFGADMRVSLTNHGPFTIVIDI from the coding sequence ATGCGAGCAGTGGTGCAGAGGGTGGACGGCGCGAGCGTCGTGGTGGCCGGCGAGACCGTCGGGGAGATCGTCGGGGAGGGGCTGTGCGTCCTGGTGGGGGTGACCCATGACGACACCCCGGAGAAGGCGGAGCTGCTGGCGCGCAAGCTCTGGTCGGTGCGGATTCTGGAGGCCGAGAAGTCCTGCAGCGACGTGAACGCGCCGCTGCTGGTGATCTCCCAGTTCACCCTCTACGGAGACGCCCGCAAGGGCCGGCGCCCCACCTGGAACGCGGCCGCGGGCGGCGCCTTCGCCGAGCCGCTCGTGGACGAGGTCGTGGCGCGGCTGCGGGCGCTGGGCGCGACGGTGGAAACGGGCCGGTTCGGGGCCGACATGCGGGTCTCGCTGACCAACCACGGCCCGTTCACCATCGTCATCGACATCTAG
- a CDS encoding RsiG family protein, which translates to MNTSGTSAPASAPAPIGPVGPVGSGTTVASAATALASEISANSAPRPPAQRTGSDVPTAATTALGLPELRGLRRDAQRDEADLSYVRRILQGRIDILRAELARRTDPETPVVDRLSEILADAPSSRSASARHVTLGTPHGEEYRLLAAEMLSDVELSDLGARTDEELHEGMGKLVRYEQQVSRRRQQLQRTADDCSAEITRRYREGEAQVDDLLA; encoded by the coding sequence ATGAATACTTCTGGTACCTCCGCACCTGCATCTGCTCCTGCGCCCATCGGACCCGTCGGACCCGTGGGATCCGGTACGACCGTCGCGTCCGCGGCGACCGCGCTGGCCTCTGAGATCTCGGCGAACTCGGCGCCGCGGCCGCCCGCGCAGCGGACCGGCTCGGACGTTCCGACGGCGGCGACCACCGCGCTCGGACTGCCGGAGCTGCGCGGACTGCGCCGCGACGCGCAGCGCGACGAGGCCGATCTGAGCTACGTACGCCGGATCCTCCAGGGCCGCATCGACATCCTGCGCGCCGAGCTCGCGCGGCGTACGGACCCCGAGACGCCGGTGGTGGACCGGCTCTCGGAGATCCTCGCGGACGCCCCCTCCAGCCGTAGCGCCTCAGCCCGGCACGTCACGCTCGGCACCCCGCACGGGGAGGAATACCGGCTGCTGGCGGCCGAGATGCTCTCCGACGTGGAGCTGTCGGACCTGGGAGCGCGCACGGACGAGGAACTCCACGAGGGCATGGGCAAGTTGGTGCGCTACGAGCAGCAGGTCTCGCGGCGCCGCCAGCAGCTCCAGCGCACGGCCGACGACTGCAGCGCGGAGATCACCCGGCGCTATCGCGAGGGCGAGGCGCAGGTGGACGACCTGCTGGCCTGA
- a CDS encoding GNAT family N-acetyltransferase, whose protein sequence is MSADVRPIAVSELPRWLRAQQTGFLNAAHPTAEDHALLAEFADCARTQGGFDADTGRCVATFRSFPQELTVPGGEFVPSSAVTNVTVAPTHRRQGLLTRMMAAELAAAHARGDVVSTLIAAEYPIYGRYGYGPATSVSEWEIDVPRTGLDPAAVPGDGGRIDLVDEAEVRELGPALHERLRAATPGAVSRDARWWRVMTGAETFSHNPYTPSFHAVYRTAEGEVAGLVRYTADDHWTDAKVPQNTVQVRQLLALTPEVERALWHFLCSIDWVVKVRTGYRAPDDLVASLLPDPRAARTVTSADWLWVRLLDVVRALGARTYAVPGVLVLEVVDPTGPAGGRYRLDAGAGDCVRTEEPADLRLDVGTLGSLYLGDASAVRLAALGAVTEERSGALALADAVFRTARRPWCPDIF, encoded by the coding sequence ATGAGCGCTGACGTCCGGCCGATCGCCGTATCCGAACTTCCCCGGTGGCTGCGCGCCCAGCAGACCGGTTTCCTGAACGCGGCGCACCCCACGGCCGAGGACCACGCCCTGCTGGCCGAGTTCGCCGACTGCGCCCGGACCCAGGGCGGCTTCGACGCGGACACCGGCCGGTGCGTGGCGACCTTCCGTTCCTTCCCGCAGGAACTGACCGTGCCCGGCGGGGAGTTCGTCCCGTCGAGCGCCGTCACGAACGTGACCGTGGCGCCCACGCACCGCAGGCAGGGCCTGCTGACCCGGATGATGGCCGCCGAACTGGCCGCCGCCCACGCGCGCGGTGACGTGGTGTCGACGCTGATCGCCGCCGAGTACCCGATCTACGGGCGGTACGGGTACGGGCCCGCCACCTCCGTCTCGGAATGGGAGATCGACGTACCGCGGACCGGACTCGATCCTGCCGCCGTCCCGGGAGACGGCGGCAGGATCGACCTCGTGGACGAGGCCGAGGTACGGGAGCTGGGCCCGGCCCTGCACGAGCGGCTGCGGGCGGCGACCCCGGGTGCGGTGAGCCGCGACGCCCGGTGGTGGCGGGTGATGACGGGCGCGGAGACGTTCTCGCACAACCCGTACACGCCGTCCTTCCACGCGGTGTACCGGACCGCGGAGGGCGAGGTGGCCGGCCTGGTCCGGTACACCGCCGACGACCACTGGACCGATGCCAAGGTTCCGCAGAACACCGTGCAGGTGCGGCAGTTGCTCGCCCTGACCCCGGAGGTGGAGCGGGCGCTGTGGCACTTCCTGTGCTCCATCGACTGGGTGGTGAAGGTCCGCACCGGCTACCGCGCCCCCGACGACCTGGTCGCCTCCCTGCTGCCCGACCCGCGCGCCGCGCGGACGGTGACCTCGGCCGACTGGCTGTGGGTGCGGCTGCTGGACGTCGTACGGGCCCTCGGCGCGCGGACGTACGCCGTGCCCGGGGTCCTGGTCCTGGAGGTCGTGGACCCGACCGGTCCGGCGGGCGGGCGCTACCGGCTCGACGCGGGCGCGGGGGACTGCGTACGCACGGAGGAGCCGGCCGACCTGCGCCTGGACGTGGGCACACTGGGGTCGCTGTACCTGGGTGACGCGTCGGCGGTGCGCCTGGCGGCGCTCGGCGCGGTCACGGAGGAGCGCTCCGGGGCGCTCGCGCTCGCGGACGCGGTGTTCCGCACGGCGCGCCGCCCGTGGTGCCCGGACATCTTCTGA
- a CDS encoding putative protein N(5)-glutamine methyltransferase, which translates to MATLVEVLRAAGCVFAEEEAELLTAAAEDAGHLEGLLARRVAGEPLEHVVGWAEFCGLRMAVGEGAFVPRRRSEFLAREAVVAARPGAVVVDLCCGVGALGAAVAAGVPGAELHAADIDPAALAYARRNVSPYGGSVWEGDLYAALPTGLRGRVDVLVVNAPYVPTGEIGLLPAEARDHEPPVSLDGGADGLDVHRRVAAGAPPWLAPGGSLLIETSARQAPVTASALTAAGLSVRAVSSEEYYATVIIAKAP; encoded by the coding sequence TTGGCAACACTGGTGGAAGTCCTTCGCGCGGCCGGCTGCGTCTTCGCCGAGGAGGAGGCGGAGCTGCTGACGGCCGCCGCCGAGGACGCGGGGCACCTGGAGGGGCTGCTGGCCCGGCGGGTGGCGGGCGAGCCGCTGGAACACGTCGTCGGCTGGGCGGAGTTCTGCGGGCTGCGGATGGCCGTCGGCGAGGGGGCCTTCGTGCCGCGCCGGCGCAGCGAGTTCCTCGCGCGGGAGGCGGTGGTGGCGGCCCGGCCCGGCGCGGTGGTCGTGGACCTGTGCTGCGGGGTGGGCGCGCTGGGCGCCGCCGTGGCCGCGGGGGTGCCGGGGGCCGAGCTGCACGCGGCGGACATCGACCCCGCCGCGCTCGCCTACGCCCGGCGCAACGTGTCCCCGTACGGCGGCAGCGTGTGGGAGGGCGACCTCTACGCGGCCCTGCCCACCGGGCTCCGGGGCCGGGTGGACGTGCTGGTGGTCAACGCCCCGTACGTCCCGACCGGGGAGATCGGCCTGCTGCCGGCGGAGGCCCGCGACCACGAGCCGCCCGTCTCCCTGGACGGCGGGGCGGACGGCCTGGACGTGCACCGCCGGGTGGCCGCCGGAGCCCCGCCCTGGCTCGCGCCGGGCGGCAGCCTGCTGATCGAGACGAGCGCCCGCCAGGCCCCGGTCACGGCCTCGGCCCTGACGGCGGCGGGCCTGTCGGTGCGCGCGGTGAGCTCCGAGGAGTACTACGCGACGGTGATCATCGCGAAGGCACCATAG
- a CDS encoding helix-turn-helix domain-containing protein, with amino-acid sequence MASLNVGNLGEYLREQRRQAQLSLRQLADAAGVSNPYLSQIERGLRKPSADILQQLAKALRISAETLYVQAGILDERDRDAVETTAVILADPSISEQQKQVLLQIYGSFRKENAAEAEAKAQVEAEARAAAEAAATDGDAENHRTN; translated from the coding sequence ATGGCATCGCTCAACGTCGGGAATCTCGGCGAGTACCTGCGCGAGCAGCGGCGGCAGGCGCAGCTTTCGCTGCGGCAGCTGGCCGATGCGGCGGGGGTGTCGAATCCGTACCTCAGTCAGATCGAACGCGGGCTGCGCAAGCCGAGCGCGGACATCCTGCAGCAGCTCGCCAAGGCGCTGCGGATCTCCGCCGAGACGCTGTACGTGCAGGCCGGAATCCTGGACGAGCGGGACCGCGACGCCGTGGAGACCACGGCCGTGATCCTCGCCGATCCGTCGATCAGTGAGCAGCAGAAGCAGGTGCTGCTCCAGATCTATGGGTCCTTCCGCAAGGAGAACGCCGCGGAGGCCGAGGCCAAGGCACAGGTCGAGGCCGAGGCGCGGGCAGCGGCCGAAGCCGCCGCCACCGACGGCGATGCCGAGAACCACCGCACGAACTGA
- a CDS encoding DUF2516 family protein yields the protein MLMNGFDTGVVPLLGLAVLGLAVVAFVFALMAREDAYRAADKKTKTFWSVLLGVTVAIDYLVWSGTLGGMLFLMIAGLVATIVFFVDVRPALKQVSGGGRRSGGSSSDGPYGPYNGGR from the coding sequence ATGTTGATGAACGGGTTCGATACCGGAGTGGTTCCGCTGCTCGGGCTGGCGGTGCTCGGGCTCGCGGTCGTCGCCTTCGTGTTCGCGCTGATGGCGCGCGAGGACGCGTACCGTGCGGCCGACAAGAAGACGAAGACCTTCTGGTCGGTCCTCCTCGGCGTCACCGTCGCCATCGACTATCTCGTCTGGTCGGGGACGCTCGGCGGCATGCTCTTCCTCATGATCGCCGGTCTCGTCGCCACCATCGTGTTCTTCGTCGACGTGCGTCCCGCGCTCAAGCAGGTTTCCGGCGGTGGCCGGCGCAGCGGCGGCAGCAGCAGCGACGGGCCGTACGGGCCCTACAACGGCGGACGGTAG
- a CDS encoding PP2C family protein-serine/threonine phosphatase: MPVPVPRQRDIPATESGPGGASSLTLLVIEDDPAGGLTVPEILDVDGHRIRLRSARNLTEAARLLTPDVNCVLLDLALPHGGAGSASGDAADPFGALRQVLRIAPRHAVLVLTSEEDAERAAEAVRVGAQDFLFRDELDGRLLSRAIRYAVERKRADIAQYKLAESKLRAQENARLERGLLPHPLLEGSDLRFAARYRPGRSRALLGGDFYDTVRTPDGTVHAMIGDVCGHGPDEAALGVELRIAWRALTLAGLCGDDLLATLQEVLEVERPCEEIFATLCTVDIAPDGRRAGLCLAGHPAPLISRPGRPARLLPYENSGPALGLLPRARWPRRQVELGGTWSLMLYTDGLIEGKIGQGKERLGQDGMVEMINRHLADGLSGEGLLEASVTEARRLNGGELTDDVAVVLLSRAEG; encoded by the coding sequence ATGCCCGTACCCGTACCGCGGCAGAGGGACATCCCGGCCACCGAGAGCGGCCCGGGCGGCGCGTCATCGCTCACCCTGCTGGTGATCGAGGACGACCCCGCCGGCGGCCTCACCGTCCCCGAGATCCTCGACGTCGACGGCCACCGCATCCGGCTGCGCAGCGCCCGCAACCTCACGGAAGCGGCCCGGCTGCTCACCCCCGACGTGAACTGCGTCCTGCTCGACCTCGCGCTCCCGCACGGCGGCGCGGGCTCCGCCTCCGGCGACGCCGCCGATCCCTTCGGCGCGCTGCGCCAGGTGCTCCGCATCGCCCCGCGGCACGCCGTCCTCGTGCTCACCTCCGAGGAGGACGCGGAGCGCGCCGCGGAGGCCGTACGGGTGGGGGCCCAGGACTTCCTGTTCCGCGACGAGCTCGACGGGCGGCTGCTCAGCCGGGCCATCCGCTACGCGGTGGAAAGAAAGCGGGCGGACATCGCCCAGTACAAGCTCGCGGAATCGAAACTGCGGGCCCAGGAGAACGCCCGGCTGGAACGCGGACTGCTCCCGCACCCGCTCCTGGAGGGTTCCGACCTCCGCTTCGCCGCCCGCTACCGCCCCGGCCGCAGCCGCGCGCTCCTCGGCGGGGACTTCTACGACACCGTCCGCACCCCCGACGGCACCGTCCACGCGATGATCGGCGACGTCTGCGGCCACGGCCCGGACGAGGCCGCCCTCGGCGTCGAGCTGCGCATCGCCTGGCGGGCGCTGACCCTGGCCGGCCTGTGCGGCGACGACCTGCTCGCCACCCTCCAGGAGGTCCTCGAAGTCGAGCGGCCCTGCGAGGAGATCTTCGCGACGCTCTGCACCGTGGACATCGCCCCGGACGGCCGACGCGCGGGGCTGTGCCTCGCCGGCCATCCGGCGCCGCTGATCTCCCGGCCGGGCCGCCCCGCGCGCCTGCTCCCGTACGAGAACAGCGGCCCGGCGCTCGGCCTGCTGCCCCGGGCCCGCTGGCCGCGCCGCCAGGTGGAACTGGGCGGCACGTGGAGCCTGATGCTCTACACCGACGGCCTGATCGAGGGAAAGATCGGCCAGGGCAAGGAGCGGCTCGGGCAGGACGGCATGGTCGAGATGATCAACCGCCACCTGGCCGACGGGCTGAGCGGCGAGGGCCTGCTCGAAGCCTCCGTGACCGAAGCCCGCCGCCTCAACGGCGGGGAGCTGACGGACGACGTCGCCGTCGTCCTGCTCTCCCGCGCCGAAGGCTGA
- a CDS encoding C40 family peptidase: MRKRRRGSIALTLLCAMALLSAPGALAGTAFAAPEPQPKSLEQVRKDIEGLYREAGTATDAFNLAESEAKAQSDRIVEIANLVLAGQNRITALKTRAGAAARAQYRAGGLPPGVRLALSDDPTQFLDGHDRLRQGEKATSDLISELNRTQTDLEQYAKDASAHWETLEANRVKQEAAKKQVEDKIKAAEDLESKLEAEQKARLLQLEAEAQNKAQTDWLSTGAMTGSTGAAATDAGKRAVQFATAQMGKPYVWGAEGPGSYDCSGLTSQAWLAAGKRIPRTSQEQLRLPKVAIKDMRPGDLIIYFDDATHVGMYVGGGAMVHAPRPGRNVTMAGAGSMPIKAVVRPDA, translated from the coding sequence ATGAGGAAACGACGACGCGGTTCGATCGCCCTCACTCTGCTCTGCGCGATGGCGCTGCTGTCCGCGCCCGGCGCGCTCGCCGGCACCGCGTTCGCGGCGCCGGAGCCCCAGCCGAAGTCCCTGGAACAGGTCCGCAAGGACATAGAGGGCCTCTACCGCGAGGCCGGCACCGCCACGGACGCCTTCAACCTCGCGGAGAGCGAGGCCAAGGCGCAGTCCGACAGGATCGTGGAGATCGCCAACCTGGTCCTCGCGGGCCAGAACCGCATCACCGCCCTGAAGACCCGCGCGGGCGCCGCCGCCCGCGCCCAGTACCGCGCGGGCGGCCTGCCGCCCGGCGTGCGACTGGCCCTGAGCGACGACCCGACCCAGTTCCTCGACGGCCACGACCGGCTGCGCCAGGGCGAGAAGGCCACCTCGGACCTGATCTCCGAACTCAACCGGACCCAGACCGACTTGGAGCAGTACGCGAAGGACGCGAGCGCCCACTGGGAGACCCTGGAAGCCAACCGGGTCAAGCAGGAGGCCGCGAAGAAGCAGGTCGAGGACAAGATCAAGGCGGCGGAGGACCTCGAAAGCAAGCTGGAGGCCGAGCAGAAGGCCCGGCTGCTGCAGCTGGAGGCGGAAGCCCAGAACAAGGCGCAGACCGACTGGCTGTCCACGGGCGCGATGACCGGCTCCACGGGCGCGGCGGCCACCGACGCCGGCAAGCGCGCCGTGCAGTTCGCGACGGCCCAGATGGGGAAGCCGTACGTGTGGGGCGCCGAGGGACCCGGTTCGTACGACTGCTCCGGGCTGACCTCGCAGGCCTGGCTCGCGGCGGGCAAGCGGATCCCGCGCACCTCGCAGGAGCAGCTGCGGCTGCCGAAGGTCGCGATCAAGGACATGCGGCCGGGCGACCTGATCATCTACTTCGACGACGCGACCCACGTCGGGATGTACGTCGGGGGCGGCGCGATGGTCCACGCCCCCCGTCCCGGCCGCAACGTCACCATGGCGGGCGCGGGCTCCATGCCGATCAAGGCCGTGGTCCGGCCGGACGCGTAA
- a CDS encoding class I SAM-dependent methyltransferase, whose amino-acid sequence MASRSTPPPRRPVGTVTRGTTNPNRLRRMDRWIAATHGPALRRADEPVAVDLGYGAAPWTAVELLARLREAAPRVRVVGIEIEPARVAGAKPYEREGLSFRHGGFEVPLEGGVRPALIRAANVLRQYDEEQVEAVWERLCARLAPDGLLVEGTCDEIGRRHVWVALGPEGARTVTFATRLGSLERPSDLAERLPKALIHRNVPGEPVHAFLRDFDRAWAAAAPYASYGARQRWIRTARALAGDWPLADGPVRWRQGELTVRWEALRPSG is encoded by the coding sequence ATGGCCTCCCGCTCCACCCCTCCCCCTCGTCGCCCCGTCGGCACGGTGACCCGCGGGACGACGAACCCGAACCGCCTGCGCCGCATGGACCGCTGGATCGCGGCGACGCACGGCCCGGCGCTGCGGCGCGCGGACGAGCCGGTGGCGGTGGACCTCGGCTACGGGGCCGCGCCCTGGACGGCGGTGGAGCTGCTGGCCCGGCTGCGGGAGGCGGCTCCGCGGGTGCGGGTGGTCGGCATCGAGATCGAACCGGCCCGGGTGGCGGGCGCGAAGCCGTACGAGCGGGAGGGCCTGAGCTTTCGGCACGGCGGCTTCGAGGTACCGCTGGAGGGCGGGGTGCGGCCGGCGCTGATCCGGGCCGCGAACGTGCTGCGCCAGTACGACGAGGAGCAGGTCGAGGCGGTGTGGGAGCGGTTGTGTGCCCGGCTGGCTCCCGACGGGCTGCTGGTGGAGGGGACCTGCGACGAGATCGGGCGGCGCCACGTCTGGGTCGCGCTGGGGCCCGAAGGGGCGCGCACGGTGACCTTCGCGACCCGGCTGGGCTCCCTGGAGCGCCCGTCCGACCTGGCGGAGCGGCTGCCGAAGGCGCTGATCCACCGCAACGTGCCGGGCGAGCCGGTGCACGCGTTCCTGCGCGACTTCGACCGGGCGTGGGCGGCGGCGGCCCCGTACGCCTCCTACGGGGCGCGGCAGCGCTGGATCCGGACGGCGCGGGCCCTGGCCGGTGACTGGCCGCTGGCGGACGGGCCGGTGCGGTGGCGTCAGGGGGAACTGACGGTGCGATGGGAAGCGTTGAGGCCTTCGGGGTGA
- the mshA gene encoding D-inositol-3-phosphate glycosyltransferase, with protein MSQYVSRIGGSIGGRFAAARSGTRHEPPRLRLPAGVGGHRKPRRVAMLSVHTSPLHQPGTGDAGGMNVYIVELARRLAAINIEVEIFTRATTGGLPPVVELAPGVLVRHVDAGPYEGLAKEELPAQLCAFTHGVMQAWARHRPGYYDLVHSHYWLSGHVGWLAAERWGVPLVHAMHTMAKVKNAALAEGDTPEPAARVIGETQIVDAADRLIANTAEEADELVRHYAADPGKVAVVHPGVNLERFTVGDGRAAARARLGLPQDAVIPLFAGRIQPLKAPDILLRAVAELVDREPALRSRLFVPVVGGPSGSGLAKPEGLQKLAAKLGIADLVHFHPPVAQDALADWFRAASVLVMPSYNESFGLVAIEAQATGTPVLAAAVGGLPVAVDDGVTGILVPGHDPVDYARQLRRFVDEPGLADRMGAAAARHAQFFGWDTAASGTADVYTGAMHDHRRHVRSHHG; from the coding sequence TTGAGCCAGTACGTGTCCCGCATCGGCGGCAGCATCGGCGGCCGGTTCGCCGCGGCCCGCTCAGGCACCCGGCACGAGCCGCCGCGCCTGCGCCTGCCCGCCGGCGTCGGCGGGCACCGCAAGCCGCGCCGCGTCGCCATGCTCAGCGTGCACACCTCACCGCTGCACCAGCCCGGCACCGGTGACGCCGGCGGGATGAACGTCTACATCGTCGAGCTGGCCCGGCGCCTCGCGGCGATCAACATCGAGGTCGAGATCTTCACCCGGGCCACCACCGGCGGCCTGCCGCCCGTGGTCGAGCTCGCGCCCGGAGTCCTCGTACGGCACGTGGACGCGGGCCCGTACGAGGGCCTCGCCAAGGAGGAGCTGCCGGCCCAGCTGTGCGCCTTCACCCACGGCGTCATGCAGGCCTGGGCCCGCCACCGCCCCGGCTACTACGACCTGGTCCACTCCCACTACTGGCTCTCCGGCCACGTCGGCTGGCTCGCCGCCGAGCGCTGGGGCGTCCCGCTCGTGCACGCCATGCACACCATGGCCAAGGTCAAGAACGCGGCGCTCGCCGAGGGCGACACCCCCGAGCCCGCCGCCCGCGTCATCGGCGAGACGCAGATCGTCGACGCCGCCGACCGGCTCATCGCGAACACCGCCGAGGAGGCGGACGAGCTCGTCCGCCACTACGCGGCCGACCCCGGCAAGGTCGCCGTCGTCCACCCCGGCGTGAACCTGGAGCGCTTCACCGTCGGCGACGGCCGCGCCGCCGCCCGGGCCCGCCTCGGGCTGCCGCAGGACGCCGTCATCCCGCTGTTCGCGGGCCGCATCCAGCCCCTGAAGGCCCCCGACATCCTGCTGCGCGCCGTCGCCGAGCTCGTGGACCGGGAGCCGGCGCTGCGCTCCCGCCTCTTCGTGCCCGTCGTCGGCGGGCCGAGCGGCAGCGGGCTCGCGAAGCCGGAGGGGCTGCAGAAGCTCGCCGCGAAGCTCGGCATCGCGGACCTCGTGCACTTCCACCCGCCGGTGGCGCAGGACGCGCTCGCGGACTGGTTCCGGGCGGCGTCCGTGCTGGTCATGCCCTCGTACAACGAGTCCTTCGGGCTGGTCGCCATAGAGGCGCAGGCCACCGGCACGCCGGTGCTGGCCGCGGCCGTCGGCGGGCTGCCCGTCGCCGTCGACGACGGGGTGACGGGGATCCTCGTACCCGGCCACGACCCGGTGGACTACGCCCGCCAGCTCAGGCGCTTCGTGGACGAGCCGGGCCTCGCGGACCGGATGGGCGCGGCGGCCGCGCGGCACGCGCAGTTCTTCGGCTGGGACACCGCCGCGAGCGGCACGGCCGACGTGTACACGGGGGCGATGCACGATCACCGCCGTCACGTACGCTCCCACCATGGCTGA